The Vampirovibrio chlorellavorus genomic sequence TTTGATGAGTATGGCTCGCCTGAATGTGCCGTCTTTGTTCCTGTACGGCGGTACCATTATGCCCGGTCGGCTGGGGGGCAAGGATTTGACCATTGTGGACGTCTACGAGGCTGTGGGCGCCTTTGCTACGGGTAAGATCACGGAAAAAGAACTCTACGATATCGAATGCTCCGCCTGCCCGGGGGCCGGTTCCTGCGGAGGGCAATTCACCGCCAACACCATGGCCTGTGTGGCCGAGGCCATGGGCATGGCCCTGCCCGGTAGCAATGGGTATCCGGCCCTGGATCCCGGGCGGGTGACGGTCAACGAGCAGTGCGGCGAGGCTATTATGCGCCTGCTTCAAGAAAACCTTCGTCCCAGTGATATTATGACCCGCAAGGCCTTTGAGAACGCCATCCGGGTGGTGGCGGCCACGGGGGGCTCAACCAACGCCTGTCTGCACCTGCCCGCCATTGCTCATGAGTTGGGCATTGACCTGCCCTTGAGTTTGATTGACCGGATCTTCAATGAAACCCCCACGCTGGCTGATCTTAAGCCGGGCGGCAAGTACGTGATGAACGATCTGTTCCGCATCGGGGGGATTCCCGTCCTGTTGAAAGCCCTGCTGGACGCTGGCTTGCTGCACGGAGACTGCCTGACTGTCACCGGGAAAACCATGGCCGAGAACCTGAAGGATGTGACCTTGCCCACCGATCAGGATGTGGTCTATCCGGGCACCTGCCCCATCAGTCCGACCGGCGGCCTGAAGATTCTCTATGGTAATCTGGCCACTGAAGGGGCTGTGGTCAAAGTGGCCGGTCTGAGCCGTCGGGTTCACCGGGGGCCTGCCAAGGTGTTTGATGGTGAGGAAGCGGCCTTTGCGGCCATTCAGCGTCAGGAAATCAGGGCCGGGGATACGGTGGTCATCCGCTATGAAGGCCCCAAGGGTGGCCCCGGTATGCGGGAAATGCTTTCGGTGACCGCGGCCCTCTATGGTCAGGATTTGGGGCAGGATGTGGCCCTGATTACCGATGGCCGGTTCAGCGGCGGCACCCGTGGCCTATGTGTGGGGCACGTTGGGCCAGAAGCCTTTGTGGGCGGCCCTATTGCCTTGCTGCAAGATGGCGATATGATTGCAGTGAATGCTGAGACCGGCGTGTTATCCGTGGATTTGTGCGACGCGGAACTGGCCGCCCGGAAAACCCGGTGGCAAGCGCCCGTGCCCAATTATGGCAAAGGGGTGTTGTGGAAATACGCCCAGCAAGTGGGCTCTGCCGCCACGGGCGCCGTGACGCATCCCGGTGGACTGGGGGCGGAGAAGGCCCTTAGCCCGGTGTAACTGCTGAATTTTCCCGGATTTAAAAGCTCGATCTTCAAGTAAAGGAAGGTCGGGCTTTTTGTTGAAACAATGCCTGAAAAGAGCGTCGTTTTCGTTTACACCCTGTTTCGTTCTAAAGCGCAGTGACGGGGTTTTCTTTGAACAATTTTGGTTTGTCCCGGTAGATTTTGAAAATATATTCCCACGGCTGGGTGATAGAACCTGACTTTAGCCTCCTGAGGGGGCGATTTCTTCTGTTAGCTCAGTATCAACTTCGTCCAAGTACTCTTTGTAGAAACTCAGAATTACTTACATAACAAACAAAGAGCGCATTTCGGTGTTTGTTTTTGA encodes the following:
- the ilvD gene encoding dihydroxy-acid dehydratase, which codes for MSPHDLRHKSRHVMDGPARAPHRAFYRAMGLKDEDFKKPLVGIATTWNEVTPCNITLRDQAAHIKRGVDANGGISREFNTIAVSDGIAMGHEGMKASLVSREAIADSIELVMHAHQYDALVGVAGCDKSLPGILMSMARLNVPSLFLYGGTIMPGRLGGKDLTIVDVYEAVGAFATGKITEKELYDIECSACPGAGSCGGQFTANTMACVAEAMGMALPGSNGYPALDPGRVTVNEQCGEAIMRLLQENLRPSDIMTRKAFENAIRVVAATGGSTNACLHLPAIAHELGIDLPLSLIDRIFNETPTLADLKPGGKYVMNDLFRIGGIPVLLKALLDAGLLHGDCLTVTGKTMAENLKDVTLPTDQDVVYPGTCPISPTGGLKILYGNLATEGAVVKVAGLSRRVHRGPAKVFDGEEAAFAAIQRQEIRAGDTVVIRYEGPKGGPGMREMLSVTAALYGQDLGQDVALITDGRFSGGTRGLCVGHVGPEAFVGGPIALLQDGDMIAVNAETGVLSVDLCDAELAARKTRWQAPVPNYGKGVLWKYAQQVGSAATGAVTHPGGLGAEKALSPV